A region from the Halosolutus gelatinilyticus genome encodes:
- a CDS encoding transcription initiation factor IIB, which yields MTRPTRQRERTRETDETEDQEGVRACPECESDNLVKDSDRGELICEDCGLVVEEEKIDPGPEWRAFNHQERQEKSRVGAPTTQTMHDKGLTTTIDWKDKDAYGRSISSKKRSQMHRLRKWQERIRTKDAGERNLQFALSEIDRMASALGVPRSVREVASVIYRRALKEDLIRGRSIEGVATSALYAACRKEGIPRSLEEISEVSRVERKEIGRTYRYISQELGLEMRPVDPKKYVPRFCSELELSEEVQTKANEIIEKTAEEGLLSGKSPTGYAAAAIYAASLLCNEKKTQREVADVAQVTEVTIRNRYQEQIEAMGIHG from the coding sequence ATGACACGGCCCACCCGCCAGCGGGAGCGAACGCGTGAGACGGACGAGACCGAGGATCAGGAGGGGGTACGTGCTTGCCCCGAGTGCGAATCGGACAATCTCGTAAAGGACTCCGACCGGGGTGAGCTCATCTGCGAAGACTGTGGGCTCGTCGTGGAGGAAGAAAAAATCGACCCTGGCCCTGAGTGGCGGGCGTTCAACCACCAGGAACGACAGGAGAAGTCCCGCGTCGGCGCGCCGACGACCCAGACGATGCACGACAAGGGGCTGACCACGACGATCGACTGGAAAGACAAGGACGCGTACGGCCGATCTATTTCCTCGAAAAAGCGCAGCCAGATGCACCGGCTGCGCAAGTGGCAGGAGCGAATTCGGACCAAGGACGCTGGCGAGCGAAACCTCCAGTTCGCGCTCAGCGAGATCGATCGAATGGCGTCCGCACTGGGCGTTCCGCGTTCGGTCCGCGAGGTTGCGTCGGTCATCTATCGACGCGCACTCAAAGAGGACCTCATCCGCGGTCGCTCGATCGAAGGCGTCGCGACGTCGGCGCTGTATGCCGCCTGTCGCAAGGAAGGAATTCCGCGCAGTCTCGAGGAGATTTCAGAGGTGTCCCGCGTCGAACGCAAGGAGATCGGTCGTACGTATCGATACATCTCGCAGGAACTCGGCCTCGAGATGCGACCCGTCGACCCGAAGAAATACGTCCCGCGCTTCTGTTCTGAACTCGAACTTTCCGAAGAGGTCCAGACCAAGGCCAACGAAATCATCGAGAAGACCGCCGAAGAAGGGCTCCTCTCGGGCAAGTCGCCGACCGGATACGCCGCCGCCGCGATCTACGCTGCGTCCCTGCTCTGCAACGAGAAGAAGACCCAGCGCGAGGTCGCAGACGTCGCCCAGGTGACCGAAGTGACGATCCGCAACCGGTATCAAGAACAGATCGAAGCGATGGGCATCCACGGCTAA
- a CDS encoding DUF4399 domain-containing protein — MTRLSRRQYVGAAAATGLAALAGCSDLLDDIDSQNEEPVGEESNASENGGGSEDEIDYENVEGSISFVRPSDGDEVTSPVSIELEVENFDVTPAGDEPQQGAGHLHVIVDEGCVEPGELIEFDEGYEHISDGELETQLQMDPGEYDLCAQAGDATHHAYALTDEISIEVTEDTSQEGAEGNPPDERNQSESGDADDENPINVNETENETENESDGENASESGGE, encoded by the coding sequence ATGACCCGACTGAGCCGCCGACAGTACGTCGGTGCGGCCGCGGCGACGGGACTGGCCGCGCTCGCCGGCTGTAGCGATCTGCTCGACGATATCGACTCCCAGAACGAGGAACCCGTCGGCGAGGAATCGAACGCCAGCGAGAACGGGGGCGGGTCCGAAGACGAAATCGACTACGAGAACGTCGAGGGGAGCATTTCGTTCGTCCGCCCGTCCGACGGCGACGAGGTCACGAGCCCCGTCTCGATCGAACTCGAGGTCGAGAACTTCGATGTGACGCCGGCCGGCGACGAACCCCAGCAGGGCGCCGGCCATCTGCACGTCATCGTCGACGAGGGCTGCGTCGAGCCGGGCGAGCTAATCGAGTTCGACGAGGGGTACGAACACATCAGCGACGGCGAACTCGAAACGCAACTCCAGATGGATCCCGGGGAGTACGACCTCTGTGCGCAGGCCGGCGACGCCACCCACCACGCGTACGCGCTGACCGACGAAATTTCGATCGAGGTGACCGAGGACACGAGCCAGGAAGGCGCGGAGGGCAACCCGCCGGACGAACGGAATCAGAGCGAGTCGGGCGACGCCGACGACGAAAACCCGATAAACGTGAACGAGACGGAGAACGAGACGGAGAACGAGTCGGACGGCGAAAACGCGAGCGAATCGGGCGGCGAGTGA
- the gfcR gene encoding transcriptional regulator GfcR: MKNVDDLIESAAELASRGLSKGEIADELNVSRETASWLVERSGATTQPTDQGGTEAEGARASGPQDIHVDWSAIGRDSGRMSAIASAMADLLAKHGEDVDLTIGIEKAGTPIATLIARELETDLGTYTPAKHQWEEGDIDDLGGTFSRNFAGIRDRECYVVDDTITSGTTMRETIDAIRAEGGEPLACVVLADKQGLEELDGVPVYSLLQVISVGQEE, translated from the coding sequence ATGAAAAACGTCGACGACCTCATCGAGAGTGCAGCCGAGCTCGCGTCCCGGGGGCTCTCGAAGGGCGAGATCGCGGACGAGTTGAACGTCTCCAGAGAAACGGCGAGCTGGCTCGTCGAGCGCAGCGGCGCGACGACGCAGCCGACCGATCAGGGGGGAACGGAAGCGGAAGGCGCTCGCGCGAGCGGGCCGCAGGACATCCACGTCGACTGGTCGGCGATCGGCCGCGACAGCGGCCGCATGAGCGCCATCGCCTCGGCGATGGCCGATCTGCTCGCCAAACACGGCGAAGACGTCGACCTCACGATCGGAATCGAGAAGGCCGGCACGCCGATCGCGACGCTCATCGCGCGCGAGCTCGAGACCGATCTGGGGACGTACACGCCGGCGAAACACCAGTGGGAGGAAGGCGACATCGATGACCTCGGCGGCACCTTCTCGCGGAACTTCGCCGGGATCCGCGACCGCGAGTGTTACGTCGTCGACGACACGATCACGAGCGGCACCACCATGCGGGAGACGATCGACGCCATCCGCGCGGAGGGCGGCGAGCCGCTGGCCTGCGTCGTGCTGGCGGATAAACAGGGCCTCGAAGAACTCGACGGGGTCCCCGTCTACTCGCTGTTACAGGTCATCAGCGTCGGTCAGGAAGAGTAA
- a CDS encoding HAD hydrolase family protein — translation MERYDLVYRLYDEYDTKALREYQEFVDIFPAVDSRVALEHWQQAHEELEDRKDEIRSDFAAGETFAEIAARATRDQAFTALDLDAKYERAVNVLVLDVDETLRSAGGTDNEIPRETLHVLTEFHDAGVPIVICTGQTLENVKGFAIQGLGSEIVHSGNLSIVYEAGTGVFTPGHGAETKQLLYEDLDEEIRDVFDDVRARVLPEAPENLRRGCHLQGNEFNVTMKPNYETGATRAREIIDEALVYLIDLLADAIGTALGFDAERNVAEPDADEAGDRGEDAGADESDLVAIEGEPIRDWTRAFYAAQDSEIRAVLEGEGEYPDLDADAVPDPLADVLERIDVAYYEADAAEIGSLELNKVVGVERALEVLGIAEPFALVMGDSKSDLRVMEWVDETDAGIAAAPEHASRDTLEHVLDTDELVFDRGKSVDVLRTIYALNRLARLD, via the coding sequence ATGGAACGATACGATCTCGTCTATCGCCTCTACGACGAGTACGACACGAAGGCGCTCCGGGAGTATCAGGAGTTCGTCGATATCTTTCCGGCCGTCGACTCGCGGGTGGCCCTCGAACACTGGCAGCAAGCGCACGAGGAACTCGAAGACCGAAAGGACGAGATCCGATCGGACTTCGCCGCGGGGGAGACGTTCGCGGAGATCGCCGCCCGGGCGACCCGCGACCAGGCGTTCACCGCGCTCGATCTCGACGCGAAGTACGAACGGGCGGTGAACGTCCTCGTACTGGACGTCGACGAGACGCTCCGATCGGCCGGCGGAACGGACAACGAGATCCCCCGCGAGACGCTGCACGTGCTGACGGAGTTTCACGACGCGGGCGTGCCGATCGTCATCTGTACGGGTCAGACCCTGGAGAACGTCAAAGGCTTCGCGATCCAAGGGTTAGGGAGCGAGATCGTCCACTCCGGGAACCTCTCGATCGTCTACGAGGCGGGAACGGGCGTGTTCACCCCGGGCCACGGCGCCGAGACGAAGCAGCTGCTCTACGAGGACCTGGACGAGGAGATCCGCGACGTCTTCGACGACGTTCGCGCCCGCGTGCTCCCCGAGGCGCCGGAGAACCTGCGACGCGGCTGTCACCTGCAGGGCAACGAGTTCAACGTCACGATGAAGCCCAACTACGAGACCGGCGCTACGAGGGCGCGCGAGATCATCGACGAGGCGCTGGTGTACCTGATCGACCTGCTGGCTGACGCGATCGGAACGGCGCTCGGCTTCGACGCGGAGCGCAACGTCGCGGAGCCCGACGCGGACGAGGCGGGAGATCGCGGCGAGGACGCGGGAGCCGACGAATCCGACCTCGTCGCGATCGAAGGCGAACCGATCCGCGACTGGACGCGGGCGTTCTACGCCGCCCAGGATTCCGAGATCAGGGCCGTCCTCGAAGGCGAGGGCGAGTACCCCGACCTCGACGCGGACGCGGTTCCGGACCCCCTCGCCGACGTCCTGGAGCGGATCGACGTCGCCTACTACGAGGCCGACGCGGCCGAGATCGGCAGCTTAGAACTCAACAAGGTCGTCGGCGTCGAGCGGGCGCTCGAGGTCCTCGGGATCGCGGAGCCGTTCGCGCTAGTGATGGGCGATTCGAAGAGCGACCTCCGCGTCATGGAATGGGTCGACGAGACCGACGCCGGGATCGCCGCGGCGCCGGAGCACGCCTCCCGCGATACCCTCGAACACGTCCTCGACACCGACGAACTCGTCTTCGATCGCGGCAAGAGCGTCGACGTCTTGCGCACGATCTACGCGCTCAATCGGCTGGCTCGACTCGACTGA
- a CDS encoding helix-turn-helix domain-containing protein: MTTIAEVTLSAAEFALEPTVQSLQNLELRVESVVAEGPTRTMPLVWFSNVDVDRLDRALDDDPTVAEHHKLLENGETDDEEYLYQIQYDEDVSSVCGTLYAHGGTVLGVRFVDGRWTLRLLFAERDELSNAVEAMESAGVHVDVRRMVEAGQDENLEATAALTEPQREAIAEAYRQGYYDVPREISLEELANELDISHQALSERLRRANRVLASEQIEDPANEMAID, encoded by the coding sequence GTGACGACGATCGCGGAAGTGACCCTCTCGGCCGCCGAGTTCGCACTCGAACCGACCGTCCAGTCGCTCCAGAACCTCGAACTCCGCGTCGAAAGCGTCGTGGCCGAGGGGCCGACCCGGACGATGCCGCTGGTCTGGTTCTCGAACGTCGACGTCGATCGACTCGATCGGGCCCTCGACGACGATCCGACCGTCGCCGAACACCACAAACTCCTCGAGAACGGCGAGACCGACGACGAGGAGTACCTGTACCAGATCCAGTACGACGAGGACGTCAGTTCGGTCTGTGGGACGCTGTACGCCCACGGCGGGACCGTCCTCGGCGTGCGGTTCGTCGACGGTCGGTGGACGCTCCGCCTCCTGTTCGCGGAGCGAGACGAACTCTCGAACGCCGTCGAGGCGATGGAGTCGGCGGGCGTTCACGTCGATGTCAGGCGGATGGTCGAGGCCGGACAGGACGAGAATCTTGAGGCGACGGCGGCGTTGACCGAACCCCAGCGCGAGGCGATCGCCGAGGCGTACCGCCAGGGGTACTACGACGTCCCGAGGGAGATCTCGCTGGAGGAACTGGCCAACGAACTCGACATCTCCCACCAGGCCCTCTCCGAGCGGCTCCGCCGCGCCAACCGCGTACTCGCGAGCGAGCAGATCGAGGATCCCGCGAACGAGATGGCGATCGACTGA
- a CDS encoding dihydrodipicolinate synthase family protein has translation MVSHDPAPADPLSLHGVVPPTVTAFHDDESLDEETTAAHARFVVDRGVHGVFPLGTNGEFPLLSDDERDRVVEAVVDEVGGEVPVIAGVGAPSTHRTIARAEHAASVGADGIVVVTPYYYPLDGRAALDHYRAVADAVSLPLYIYHIPSKTGNELSLSTLSELAAIDAVAGVKDSSKNVPWLAQAIDGHPELTFLAGSDSLVFTGLEIGCSGAVSAVANAFPELVVDCYEAYADGDEERARELQSTMFEVRDAFKAGGAYMSGVKTALRLREFDAGPLRSPLRLKDEEATAELRDRLESIDDLEW, from the coding sequence ATGGTCTCTCACGATCCAGCACCCGCGGATCCGCTCTCACTGCACGGTGTCGTTCCGCCGACCGTCACCGCCTTCCACGACGACGAGAGCCTCGACGAGGAGACGACGGCCGCCCACGCGCGGTTCGTCGTCGATCGGGGCGTCCACGGCGTCTTCCCGCTGGGGACGAACGGCGAGTTCCCGCTGTTGTCGGACGACGAGCGCGATCGGGTGGTCGAGGCGGTCGTCGACGAGGTGGGAGGCGAGGTCCCGGTCATCGCGGGCGTCGGCGCGCCCAGCACGCACCGAACGATCGCCCGCGCCGAGCACGCCGCGTCGGTCGGCGCCGACGGCATCGTCGTCGTGACGCCCTACTACTATCCGCTGGACGGCCGGGCCGCCCTCGACCACTACCGGGCGGTCGCCGACGCCGTCTCGCTCCCGCTCTACATCTACCACATTCCCAGCAAGACCGGCAACGAGCTTTCGCTGTCGACGCTCTCGGAACTCGCCGCGATCGACGCCGTCGCGGGCGTGAAGGACTCGAGCAAGAACGTCCCGTGGCTCGCACAGGCGATCGACGGCCACCCGGAGTTGACGTTTCTCGCGGGTTCGGACTCGCTCGTTTTCACCGGGCTGGAAATCGGGTGCAGCGGCGCGGTCAGCGCGGTCGCCAACGCCTTTCCGGAACTGGTCGTCGACTGCTACGAGGCGTACGCCGACGGCGACGAGGAGCGGGCGCGCGAACTGCAGAGTACGATGTTCGAGGTCCGTGACGCGTTCAAGGCGGGCGGCGCGTACATGTCCGGCGTCAAGACCGCCCTGCGGCTGCGGGAGTTCGACGCCGGCCCCCTCCGCAGTCCGCTCCGACTGAAGGACGAGGAGGCGACGGCCGAGCTGCGCGATCGCCTCGAGTCGATCGACGACCTCGAGTGGTGA
- a CDS encoding acyl-CoA dehydrogenase family protein → MELTDEQAAVRDVVREFAREEIRPTALEADRSQEFPEDVWDGLAELDLTSLTVPEEYGGYDAGPVTAAIVNEEVAYGMLAVATALSVHSLATSCLAEFGSEEQKERWLPEMATGRPVGAFALSEPHAGSNPAEMSTEARREGDEYVVNGEKQWITNGKRAGVYILFAKTDRDDPSTVTQFLVPGDVDGLTVGEKEDKLGLRASDTTSLTFDDVRIPAENRLTEEGKGLSAAFHILTGGRIAIAAQSVGLAQCALDEAIRYSRDREQFDRPIADIQTIRHKLAEMQTRTQAARLLTRDAAETRTTDDAALEASMAKYFASETAMFVANEAVQIHGGYGYVTETDVERLYRDAKITEIYEGTTEIQKTVIARELLG, encoded by the coding sequence ATGGAACTCACCGACGAGCAGGCGGCGGTCCGGGACGTGGTTCGAGAGTTCGCGCGCGAGGAGATCCGACCGACGGCGCTGGAGGCCGATCGGAGCCAGGAGTTTCCCGAGGACGTCTGGGACGGACTCGCCGAACTGGATCTGACGAGCCTGACGGTTCCGGAAGAGTACGGCGGCTACGACGCCGGTCCGGTGACGGCGGCAATCGTTAACGAGGAGGTCGCGTACGGGATGCTCGCCGTGGCGACGGCGCTCTCCGTCCACTCGCTCGCCACGTCCTGTCTCGCGGAGTTCGGCAGCGAGGAACAGAAGGAGCGCTGGTTGCCCGAGATGGCCACGGGGCGGCCCGTCGGCGCGTTCGCCCTCTCGGAGCCCCACGCCGGATCGAACCCCGCGGAGATGTCCACGGAAGCCCGCAGGGAGGGCGATGAGTACGTCGTCAACGGCGAGAAGCAGTGGATCACGAACGGAAAGCGGGCCGGCGTGTACATCCTCTTCGCGAAGACCGATCGGGACGACCCGTCGACGGTGACGCAGTTTCTGGTCCCGGGCGACGTCGATGGTCTGACCGTCGGCGAGAAGGAGGATAAACTCGGCCTACGGGCCAGCGACACCACGAGCCTGACCTTCGACGACGTCCGGATTCCCGCCGAGAACCGGCTGACGGAGGAGGGTAAGGGCCTCTCCGCCGCGTTCCACATCCTCACCGGTGGCCGGATCGCGATCGCCGCCCAGTCGGTCGGTCTCGCCCAGTGCGCGCTCGACGAGGCGATTCGCTACAGTCGGGATCGCGAGCAGTTCGACCGGCCGATCGCGGACATCCAGACGATCCGGCACAAACTCGCCGAGATGCAGACCAGGACGCAGGCGGCCCGCCTGTTGACCCGTGACGCCGCCGAAACGCGGACGACGGACGACGCGGCCCTGGAGGCCAGCATGGCGAAGTATTTCGCCAGCGAGACGGCGATGTTCGTCGCGAACGAGGCCGTCCAGATCCACGGTGGCTACGGCTACGTCACCGAGACCGACGTGGAACGGCTCTACCGGGACGCCAAGATCACCGAAATCTACGAGGGGACGACGGAGATCCAGAAGACGGTGATCGCGCGCGAATTGCTCGGCTGA
- a CDS encoding HAD family hydrolase, protein MTGYDAVVYDLDGTVVHLDVDWSIVERDVRRVYEDAAIDPPGNGLWDMLEAADDHGVVDPVEDAIASHERAGARRSHRLPRADELLDRSVPVGVCSLNCEDACRIALSEHDLAEGVETVVGRDTVGTQKPHPEPLLEAVRALDAAPDRVLFVGDSATDERTADRAGVDFEYVGDGRAE, encoded by the coding sequence ATGACCGGCTACGACGCCGTCGTCTACGATCTGGACGGAACGGTCGTCCACCTCGACGTCGACTGGAGTATCGTCGAACGGGACGTCCGCCGCGTCTACGAAGACGCCGCGATCGATCCGCCCGGAAACGGCCTGTGGGACATGCTCGAGGCCGCCGACGACCACGGAGTCGTCGACCCGGTGGAGGACGCGATCGCCTCGCACGAGCGAGCGGGCGCCCGCCGATCGCATCGACTTCCGCGCGCCGACGAGCTGCTCGACCGTTCGGTCCCCGTGGGCGTCTGCTCGCTCAACTGCGAGGACGCCTGTCGGATCGCGCTCTCCGAACACGACCTCGCCGAGGGGGTCGAAACCGTGGTCGGCCGCGACACGGTCGGAACGCAAAAGCCGCATCCTGAACCGCTTCTCGAGGCCGTTCGAGCCCTCGACGCCGCCCCCGACCGAGTGCTCTTCGTCGGCGACTCGGCGACGGACGAGCGGACGGCAGATCGGGCCGGCGTCGACTTCGAGTACGTCGGCGACGGTCGGGCGGAGTGA
- a CDS encoding DUF5822 domain-containing protein, translating to MPEPIETTDPEGVDYGWVMQVTFVLTILLGSPIVAVLSTGADLPTWGDRAEFAVRVGALVWFVVAVVTFAYAKRHQEG from the coding sequence GTGCCGGAACCAATCGAGACGACCGATCCGGAGGGTGTCGATTACGGGTGGGTGATGCAGGTCACCTTCGTTCTCACCATCCTGCTTGGATCACCGATCGTCGCCGTCCTTTCGACCGGCGCCGATCTGCCGACGTGGGGCGATCGCGCCGAGTTCGCCGTCCGCGTCGGTGCGCTCGTCTGGTTCGTCGTCGCAGTCGTCACGTTCGCCTACGCGAAGCGCCATCAAGAGGGCTGA
- the panB gene encoding 3-methyl-2-oxobutanoate hydroxymethyltransferase, translated as MATVRDLRAKAGEEPITMLTAYDAPTAEIVDEAGVDVVLVGDSVGNARLGYETTVPVTVDGIAHHVGAVSRAVEDALVVADMPFLSFGVDEKDSLENAGRMLKEEGAHAVKLESGPHTVDLTEKMVQLGIPVMAHLGLTPQRVNQYGGYPRQGTDQDEAERILDLARAHEDAGAFSLVLEHVPSNLAAEITEAIDIPTIGIGAGPHCDGQVLVLTDAVGLSEWSPSFSKQFGNVREEMETAVGDYVAAVDSGEFPAEEHSHEEADLDDLY; from the coding sequence ATGGCTACCGTACGGGACCTCAGGGCGAAGGCGGGCGAGGAGCCGATCACGATGCTCACGGCGTACGACGCGCCGACGGCCGAGATCGTCGACGAGGCGGGCGTGGACGTCGTCCTCGTCGGGGACAGCGTCGGCAACGCGCGGCTCGGCTACGAGACGACGGTGCCGGTGACCGTCGACGGCATCGCTCACCACGTCGGCGCCGTCTCGCGCGCGGTCGAGGACGCGCTGGTCGTCGCCGACATGCCGTTTCTCTCCTTCGGCGTCGACGAGAAGGACAGCCTGGAGAACGCGGGCCGGATGCTCAAAGAGGAGGGCGCCCACGCGGTCAAACTCGAGAGCGGCCCGCACACCGTCGACCTCACGGAGAAGATGGTACAACTCGGCATCCCGGTGATGGCTCATCTCGGACTGACGCCACAGCGCGTCAACCAGTACGGCGGCTACCCGCGCCAGGGAACCGACCAGGACGAGGCGGAACGGATCCTCGACCTCGCGCGGGCCCACGAGGACGCCGGCGCCTTCTCGCTGGTCTTAGAGCACGTGCCGTCGAACCTCGCGGCCGAGATCACCGAAGCGATCGACATCCCGACGATCGGCATCGGGGCCGGGCCGCACTGTGACGGCCAGGTGCTCGTGCTCACTGACGCCGTCGGGTTGAGCGAGTGGTCACCGTCGTTCTCGAAGCAGTTCGGGAATGTCCGCGAGGAGATGGAAACCGCCGTCGGCGACTACGTCGCGGCCGTCGACTCCGGCGAGTTCCCCGCCGAAGAGCACAGCCACGAGGAAGCGGACCTCGACGATCTCTACTGA
- a CDS encoding alpha/beta fold hydrolase — METVTHHGRETAYDVTDRGGDGSPICCVHGSGGSRDIWAPQRRLADRAPIVRVDLSGHGDSEDVDADAGYTALSAYASDVIAVAEEMDSGILLGNSLGGAVVQHVLLERDFDPDAAILAGTGARLGVLEDLLRWLERDFDRAVEFLHGPDRLFHDPDPEVVERSKEGMYECGQAVTYRDFLTCHEFDMRDRLDEIDVPVLAIYGEHDRLTPPWFHEYLADEIDDADLAEIEGAAHLAMLERHRAFNDAVAEFLDSIE; from the coding sequence ATGGAGACGGTCACGCACCACGGCCGGGAGACGGCCTACGACGTCACCGACCGGGGAGGGGATGGATCGCCGATCTGCTGCGTCCACGGAAGCGGCGGCTCGCGCGATATCTGGGCGCCACAACGACGGCTCGCCGATCGCGCGCCGATCGTCCGCGTCGACCTGAGCGGCCACGGCGACTCCGAGGACGTCGACGCGGACGCCGGATACACGGCGCTCTCAGCCTATGCGAGCGACGTCATCGCCGTCGCCGAGGAGATGGACAGCGGGATCCTCCTCGGCAACTCGCTCGGCGGCGCCGTCGTACAACACGTTCTGCTCGAGCGCGACTTCGATCCGGACGCGGCCATCCTGGCCGGGACTGGGGCCCGTCTGGGCGTGCTCGAGGATCTCCTCCGCTGGCTCGAACGGGACTTCGATCGCGCCGTCGAGTTCCTCCACGGCCCCGATCGACTCTTCCACGACCCCGATCCCGAGGTGGTGGAGCGCTCGAAGGAGGGGATGTACGAGTGCGGTCAGGCGGTCACGTACCGGGACTTTCTCACCTGCCACGAGTTCGACATGCGCGATCGACTCGACGAGATCGACGTCCCCGTGCTCGCGATCTACGGCGAACACGACCGGTTGACCCCGCCGTGGTTCCACGAGTACCTGGCCGACGAGATCGACGACGCCGACCTCGCGGAGATCGAGGGCGCGGCTCACTTGGCGATGCTCGAACGGCACCGGGCGTTCAACGACGCGGTCGCTGAGTTTCTGGATTCGATCGAGTGA
- a CDS encoding Hsp20/alpha crystallin family protein codes for MTLEQFVHDDERMARRYEYDDRMVLAVDFGSAGADASVDLVDDTVIVVANGEQYEIELPEDAADAHTFMKNGVLTIDLEAH; via the coding sequence ATGACACTCGAACAATTCGTTCACGACGACGAGCGGATGGCCCGCCGGTACGAGTACGACGACCGGATGGTGCTGGCCGTCGACTTCGGTTCGGCCGGGGCGGACGCCTCGGTCGACCTGGTCGACGACACCGTTATCGTCGTCGCCAACGGGGAACAGTACGAAATCGAACTCCCGGAGGACGCAGCTGACGCGCACACGTTTATGAAAAACGGCGTACTCACTATCGACTTGGAGGCCCACTGA